A segment of the Parasynechococcus marenigrum WH 8102 genome:
GCAACCGTCCTCGCACCTGGTGGGAGAACGGCACTGTCAGTGCTTCACTCCTGGCTGTTGCGGTTCTGGCAGGCAGCCTCGCCTCCGATAAGTGGGTGCCGAACAGTCAGCTGACGCTGCCTCTGCTGATCTCCACCTCCGTGGCCGCACTGGTGGCCGCGGCAGGAATCCCGCGGCTCAAAGCCCTGAAGATGGGCCAGGTGATTCGGGTTGAAGGACCTCAAGCCCATCAGTCCAAGGCAGGCACCCCCACGATGGGGGGGCTGTTGGTGGTGCCCGTGGGCACGATCGTTGGCGGGCTGATCAGCCTGGAGGGCACAGAAGCTCAGCAGCTGCTTGCTGTTTCCGCCATCACCCTGGGCTACATGGTGATCGGTGGTTTTGATGATTGGCGCAGCCTCACACGCCAAACCAACACCGGCCTCACACCTCGCGGCAAGTTATTGCTGCAAAGCCTGATGGGGGTTCTCTTCCTCGCCGTGGCGGCATGGCAGGGCTGGATCAGCAGCAGCGTGTCCCTGCCCTTCGGTTGGACCCTGCCGCTCGGTTGGCTGATCTGGCCCCTGGGGCTGTTTGTGTTCCTGGCCGAAAGCAATGCCACTAACCTCACCGATGGACTGGATGGGCTGGCCAGCGGTTGCGGCGCTTTGGTGTTCCTGGGAATGGCTGTGCAGTTGATGCTCAGGGGACACACCGGTGATCCAGCACTGGCGGGCTTCTGCATGACCATGGCCGGCGCCTGGCTCGGCTTCCTGATGCATAACCGCCACCCGGCGCGAGCATTCATGGGGGACACTGGCTCCCTCGCCATGGGAGCTGCCCTCAGCGGTGTGGCCCTGCTGTCGGACAGTCTTTGGCCTCTGCTGGTGATGGGCGGGGTCTTCCTGGCGGAGTCCCTGTCAGTGATCATTCAGGTGTGGGTGTTCAAGACCACCAAAGGACCGGACGGTCAAGGGCGACGCGTATTCCGGATGGCCCCCCTACACCATCACTTCGAACTGGGGGGCACCAGCGAACGCACAGTGGTGCCATGCTTCTGGCTCGCCACGGCCGGCTTCGTGCTGCTGGGGCTACTGCTTCGACCGACCATCTGAGCCCATGACTTACTTCACATGGCGGGAATCCGGTCTCACCACGGACTGCGCCAGCCTGGAGGCGATGGCGGCACGGTTTGAGGAGTCCGCCAGCCTGATGCGACGCATGGCGGAGGAGGGGTTCCGCCTCGAGCGCGATGGCGACCAACAACGGATCACCCATCCCGATCCCTCGGTGTTCGAAGCCTGGGGATTCGTCAGTGAAGAATCTCCTGTTCGCCAGCTCACACTGATCCCGGATCTGGACACCTGATGGACGACCTGCTCACCAAAACAGCAGACCTGCTCTCCGCTGCCGCCGCTGATCCAGACCGTGTGCTGCGCTGGGTGTTGATTTACTTCGGCATCTCATCCCTGGGCTTCATCGCCGTCTGGTTGATTGGTGAGATCCGCCGTCAAAGCGGCCAATGACCCAATTTCCAAAGACGGTGATGCTTCTGGGCAGCGGCGAACTGGGGAAGGAGGTGGCCATCTCCGCCCAGCGCATCGGCTGTCATGTGATCGCCTGTGATCGCTACGCCGATGCTCCCGCGATGCAGGTGGCCGATCAGGCGGAAGTTCTGGCAATGACGGACACCGACGCATTGTTGGCAACGGTGCGTCGCCACCGCCCTGATGTGGTGATCCCCGAAATTGAAGCGCTGGCGGTGTCAGCTCTGGCGGAACTGGAGCAGGACGGAATCACAGTGATTCCCACCGCGCGGGCCACTGCGGTGACGATGAACCGTGATCGGATCCGCGATCTCGCCGCCGGCGAACTCGCTCTGCGGTCTGCGCGTTTCGCCTATGCCGCCAGCGCGGAAGAACTGCGAGCCGAAGCCCCTGCCCTCGGCTGGCCCGTGGTGGTGAAACCGGTGATGAGCTCATCCGGCAAAGGTCAGAGCGTCGTGGATGGACCGGATGGTTTGGATCAGGCCTGGGACGCTGCAATGGCCGGCGCCAGGGGAACCTCCCCCCGCGTGATCGTGGAGGAATTTCTCCGTTTCGACCTTGAAATCACCCTGCTGACCATCCGCCAGCACAACGGTGAAACCCTGTTCTGTGCCCCGATCGGCCATGAACAGGAGCACGGTGATTACCAGTGCAGTTGGCAGCCAGCGGAGCTGTCGTCCGAGCAGCTGCATCAGGCCCAGGCGATGGCCAGGACGGTGACCCAGAACCTGGGGGGTGTTGGCCTGTTCGGTGTGGAATTCTTCCTCTGCGGCGATGAGGTGATCTTCTCGGAGCTCTCCCCACGACCACACGACACTGGCCTGGTGACCTTAATCAGCCAGAACCTGAGCGAATTCGAGCTGCACCTGCGTGCGGTTCTGGGTTTACCGATCCCGTCGATCACGACTGCCGACGCAGCCGCCAGTCGTGTGATCCTTGCCCAGAACCAGATGGATGCTGTCAGCTACACGGGCGTCGATACTGCCCTGCAGGAACCCGACACCCAACTGCTGCTGTTCGGCAAACCCACGGCTCGCCCAGGACGTCGCATGGGGGTGGCCCTGGCCAGGGGGGAACACCTGGCAGAAGCGCGAGCCAAAGCCGATCGTGCCGCAGCCTGCGTTCGGGTGCTTCAGCGCTGACTGGGAAACCGGTAATGACTTAATCCATCCAGCACGGCCGCAAGGCTGGGGCGACCTGAAAGCAGCACCCGTTTCTGTTGAGGATGGCGCACGAGGCAGGGATCATGATCTGCCGGTACCACCGTGGCCGGCAGCCCCCGGAGCAACTCACCATCACCCTGCTGACTGGCCATCACCATGACCCTCTCGAGGGGCAGCTGCCAATGCAGAGCTAGGTGACGAATCGCCTCACTGCGGGACGCCAGCCGAGGAAGGACGTCCAGATACCAGTGGCAGCGCCGTTGAGGCCGAGCCGATAGACCCTCCCGCCTCAGCCGCTGACGCACGTGGCTCAACACCGATTCATCCGGCTGACGTTGCAGGTAACTCAGCTTCCAGGGCCCCTGATGCTCTTCGCTTTGAAGTTCTAAAAGGTCGTGGAGATCCTCCATCACAGCCTCCACGGATTCACGCTGCCAATCGGTATCGATGTGCTGCGCCCAGATGTGATCGGGCTGAAGATCCTCGCCCAGGTGAATCTCACTGCCTGCCCGGCTGATCCAGACCAACGGCGAGGGCAGATGCAGATCGCCGTAGCGCTGCCGCGCCGCCGCCAATGATCGACCGGTCAGGATCCCCAAGCCGTAGCGCTGACCATCGCGTTCAAGCTGGCTGCGCAAAGCGGTGAGCGACGGGCCATCGGGACAATCGAGGGTGCTGTCGAGATCCAGCAACAACAGATGATCCGGCCGATGCGATGAGGCCGGGGAACCCTGAGGCCTTGGACCGACTGATGGCAGCTGATGCAGATGGGCTTGCATCAGTCCCAGATAGCGACAGACATGGGCATCCCAACTGAAATGTCGCGACACCGCCTCCACGCCGTTGTCACTCCAGCGCCGCCAGCGACTGGCATCCTTGCCAGCCCGTTCCAGCGCCTCCTGCAAGGCACCGGCATCGATTACATCCACCAACAGGCCGTTCTCACAGCGGGCCTGAATATCGCGAGGACCACCGTCATCGGTAGCGACCATCGGCAGACCACAGGCCGCGGCCTCCAGCAACGTGAGACCGAATGGTTCCGTCAGCGCAGGGTTAACAAACAGACCTCCCCGTTGAACTGCCCAGCGATAGAAGGCCGGCACCTGCGAGCGGCGATGCTGTTTCGGATAGGCGACCGAGCCGTAGAGGTCGTAACGATCGACGAGATCGAACACCTGCTGGAACACATCCCGTTGCTGCTTCTCCATCTGTCGGGGATCTTCACGGCACCCCAGCACCAACACGAGATTGTGGCGGTCCCGCAGCACCGATGAGGATCCGAAGGCTTCCAACAGAGCCGGGATGTTCTTGCGGCGGACAGCACGGGAAATCGCCAACAAGGGAGGCTTGCTGGGATCGCGAAGAAAGGGGCTGAGCAACTGATCGAGAGCATCCCCTTCAGCGGCGGAAGAAACGGGGTGAAAGCGTCCGGCATCCACGCCGGGCGGGATCACCTGGACGCGATCACGACGAAACTGCGAATAGCGGGCGTATTGCAGGTCAGCTTCCTGCTGCGTGCTGGTGATCACCAGATCCGCCTGGGTGAGTGCCTGCTCCTCCGCTTCAATCCGACGGCTCATGGCGTAGGCCTGTTCGATCTGTTGACGATCGCCACCGCCGGCGAGAAGACGACGTTGCTTTTCGCGGCCAAGGGAATGACCGGTGAATACCAGGGGTAAACCAAGCCGTTGGCTCACCAGAGCCCCGACGAAACCGGCATCGGCGTAATGGGCGTGAATCCAATCCACCTCGTGGCCGGGCTGGGTGAGGTGATGCACCAGCTGATCGGCAAGATCTTCCAGATGCGGCCAAAGCTGTTCCTTGCGCAGATAACGCTTCGGACCAAACGGAAAGCGCAGGATTCGAGCACCGGGAGCAATCACCTCGAGTGGGCGCTCATAGTCCGCGGCAACCCGACGGTCCTGCACAAGACGTGTCACCACATCGACCCGATCAACCTCGGGACGCTGGGCCAGGCTGCGCACGAGATCCAGCACGTAGAGGGTCTGGCCGCCGGTGTCCGCATCACGACCAAGCTCCAGATCCCGGGAACGGAACAGACCGTACAAGTGCAGATGAAGGACACGGACACCCCTTCCC
Coding sequences within it:
- the purT gene encoding formate-dependent phosphoribosylglycinamide formyltransferase, which translates into the protein MTQFPKTVMLLGSGELGKEVAISAQRIGCHVIACDRYADAPAMQVADQAEVLAMTDTDALLATVRRHRPDVVIPEIEALAVSALAELEQDGITVIPTARATAVTMNRDRIRDLAAGELALRSARFAYAASAEELRAEAPALGWPVVVKPVMSSSGKGQSVVDGPDGLDQAWDAAMAGARGTSPRVIVEEFLRFDLEITLLTIRQHNGETLFCAPIGHEQEHGDYQCSWQPAELSSEQLHQAQAMARTVTQNLGGVGLFGVEFFLCGDEVIFSELSPRPHDTGLVTLISQNLSEFELHLRAVLGLPIPSITTADAAASRVILAQNQMDAVSYTGVDTALQEPDTQLLLFGKPTARPGRRMGVALARGEHLAEARAKADRAAACVRVLQR
- a CDS encoding HAD family hydrolase, which translates into the protein MGRGVRVLHLHLYGLFRSRDLELGRDADTGGQTLYVLDLVRSLAQRPEVDRVDVVTRLVQDRRVAADYERPLEVIAPGARILRFPFGPKRYLRKEQLWPHLEDLADQLVHHLTQPGHEVDWIHAHYADAGFVGALVSQRLGLPLVFTGHSLGREKQRRLLAGGGDRQQIEQAYAMSRRIEAEEQALTQADLVITSTQQEADLQYARYSQFRRDRVQVIPPGVDAGRFHPVSSAAEGDALDQLLSPFLRDPSKPPLLAISRAVRRKNIPALLEAFGSSSVLRDRHNLVLVLGCREDPRQMEKQQRDVFQQVFDLVDRYDLYGSVAYPKQHRRSQVPAFYRWAVQRGGLFVNPALTEPFGLTLLEAAACGLPMVATDDGGPRDIQARCENGLLVDVIDAGALQEALERAGKDASRWRRWSDNGVEAVSRHFSWDAHVCRYLGLMQAHLHQLPSVGPRPQGSPASSHRPDHLLLLDLDSTLDCPDGPSLTALRSQLERDGQRYGLGILTGRSLAAARQRYGDLHLPSPLVWISRAGSEIHLGEDLQPDHIWAQHIDTDWQRESVEAVMEDLHDLLELQSEEHQGPWKLSYLQRQPDESVLSHVRQRLRREGLSARPQRRCHWYLDVLPRLASRSEAIRHLALHWQLPLERVMVMASQQGDGELLRGLPATVVPADHDPCLVRHPQQKRVLLSGRPSLAAVLDGLSHYRFPSQR
- the mraY gene encoding phospho-N-acetylmuramoyl-pentapeptide-transferase, with translation MSNRPRTWWENGTVSASLLAVAVLAGSLASDKWVPNSQLTLPLLISTSVAALVAAAGIPRLKALKMGQVIRVEGPQAHQSKAGTPTMGGLLVVPVGTIVGGLISLEGTEAQQLLAVSAITLGYMVIGGFDDWRSLTRQTNTGLTPRGKLLLQSLMGVLFLAVAAWQGWISSSVSLPFGWTLPLGWLIWPLGLFVFLAESNATNLTDGLDGLASGCGALVFLGMAVQLMLRGHTGDPALAGFCMTMAGAWLGFLMHNRHPARAFMGDTGSLAMGAALSGVALLSDSLWPLLVMGGVFLAESLSVIIQVWVFKTTKGPDGQGRRVFRMAPLHHHFELGGTSERTVVPCFWLATAGFVLLGLLLRPTI